The Planococcus liqunii genome includes a region encoding these proteins:
- a CDS encoding methionine ABC transporter ATP-binding protein, whose product MIQFEKVAKTYQSGKQEIHALNGIDLTVETGEIYGVIGFSGAGKSSLIRTVNLLERPTSGRVLIHGKDISTLSSREIRETRKDIGMIFQHFNLLNSKTVYHNVAMPLILANTPKNKIKEQVKDLLDFVGLADQAEKYPDQLSGGQKQRIGIARALATNPSVLLCDEATSALDPQTTQSILELLRRINREYNITILLITHEMGVIREICDKVAVLEAGKVIEQGSVFEVFTNPQQPTTQRFVRSVMNDDLPESLLNQIQDPNRSHTIYRVQFTGPSVGQPLMSRVSREFNLDLNVLFGNITELQGAPYGNLIVEFSGTPAEIEQALKAIRSDTVKVEEVKNYAS is encoded by the coding sequence ATGATTCAATTTGAAAAGGTCGCAAAAACCTACCAGTCGGGCAAGCAGGAAATCCACGCGTTGAACGGCATTGACTTGACCGTTGAAACAGGTGAAATATATGGTGTCATCGGCTTTAGCGGCGCCGGCAAAAGTTCCTTGATCCGGACGGTCAACTTATTGGAACGGCCGACAAGCGGCCGGGTTTTGATCCACGGCAAAGACATCTCCACCCTATCCAGCAGAGAAATCCGGGAAACCCGGAAAGACATCGGCATGATTTTCCAGCATTTCAATCTGTTGAATTCAAAAACGGTGTACCACAACGTCGCCATGCCGCTTATCCTGGCAAACACACCGAAAAACAAAATCAAGGAACAAGTAAAAGACTTGCTTGATTTTGTGGGGCTTGCAGACCAAGCTGAGAAATACCCTGATCAGCTTTCCGGCGGACAGAAGCAGCGGATCGGCATTGCCCGTGCGCTTGCTACCAACCCTTCGGTTCTGCTGTGCGACGAAGCGACATCCGCGCTAGATCCGCAAACAACGCAGTCCATCCTGGAATTGCTTCGCCGCATCAACCGGGAATACAATATCACCATTTTGCTGATTACCCACGAGATGGGCGTAATCCGGGAAATCTGCGATAAAGTCGCGGTTCTCGAAGCCGGCAAAGTGATCGAACAAGGCAGCGTATTCGAAGTATTCACCAATCCGCAGCAGCCGACAACCCAGCGCTTTGTCCGTTCTGTCATGAACGACGACCTGCCTGAATCGCTTCTGAACCAAATTCAGGACCCGAACCGCAGCCATACGATCTACCGCGTCCAGTTTACAGGTCCTTCTGTCGGTCAGCCGTTGATGTCGCGGGTATCGCGGGAGTTCAATCTCGATCTGAACGTGCTGTTCGGCAACATCACCGAACTCCAAGGCGCCCCATATGGCAATTTGATCGTCGAGTTTTCCGGAACGCCGGCTGAAATTGAGCAGGCGTTGAAAGCGATTCGAAGCGACACGGTCAAAGTTGAGGAGGTTAAGAACTATGCTAGTTGA
- a CDS encoding glycerol-3-phosphate acyltransferase, producing the protein MILWIAFALFSGYLIGCLHGSSLAQLLSGVNVKKEGVKNSGASNAAIVLGWKYGALVAFWDILKGALAVVGFRLLLNSFSLSDDTVWMLLFLVGAGVIFGHNFPFYMNFDGGKGTASVIGVMLALDWKLGLAGGLLLVLAALVTNYLVIGVLVLYGMFFAIAYWPAEGIWPLATAVALFAMAVWKHLENIIRIKDGTETKVSAVFRKKPAGSA; encoded by the coding sequence ATGATTTTATGGATTGCATTTGCACTTTTTTCAGGTTATTTGATCGGCTGCCTTCATGGTTCTTCCCTTGCCCAGCTCTTATCCGGCGTCAATGTCAAAAAAGAAGGCGTCAAAAATTCTGGAGCGTCCAATGCGGCAATCGTCCTTGGCTGGAAATACGGCGCACTGGTCGCTTTTTGGGACATCCTGAAAGGAGCTCTCGCCGTCGTCGGATTCCGCCTTTTGCTGAACAGCTTTTCTTTATCCGATGACACGGTTTGGATGCTCTTGTTCCTGGTAGGAGCCGGTGTGATTTTCGGCCACAACTTCCCATTTTATATGAACTTTGACGGCGGCAAAGGAACCGCTTCTGTCATAGGCGTCATGCTTGCGCTCGACTGGAAACTTGGGCTTGCCGGCGGATTGCTGCTGGTGCTGGCGGCACTAGTCACCAATTATTTGGTGATTGGCGTGCTGGTTTTGTATGGCATGTTTTTTGCCATCGCCTACTGGCCGGCTGAAGGCATCTGGCCCCTTGCCACTGCTGTTGCCTTATTTGCTATGGCCGTTTGGAAACATCTTGAAAACATTATTCGCATCAAAGATGGCACGGAAACAAAAGTATCTGCGGTATTTCGAAAGAAACCAGCAGGGTCCGCCTAA